A genomic window from Prunus persica cultivar Lovell chromosome G2, Prunus_persica_NCBIv2, whole genome shotgun sequence includes:
- the LOC18785399 gene encoding SHUGOSHIN 2 isoform X1 has product MEGLVVRGTESGAGDNKIKGGKIAKGSSIGSTSRKRLADISNLQHQQPKPAIQQVKQQFDSLTNKEYIDNLQKENRTLIKLLADRNKIIELSRIELQSLRINLQKVQQQNLQLAQANGQMLGELNSGKDRLKALQHELACRNGLLKVGKLEAEEREKRGTCQNTENEGYSAKYAEAGESLQADKENGPCTKRERQPNHLPLGTPTVEVVQVKEKADNKRRLRRQSARFKTEEREATEDMFETNGEKVPVSPLCDNVVHESGPICSLVEKKDPTIEAIQAKEKPGNKRRLTRQSARFKTEEREATEELFESNGDKFPVYLLRDNVVHESGPTCSLLEKETPTIEAVQAKEKPDNKRRLTRQSARFKTEEQEATEDLVETNGDKFPVSLCDNVVHENGPTCSSVEKEDEGYSAPRSEGQECRRSSTRPLRRAAKKITSYKEISIKVKMRRDF; this is encoded by the exons ATGGAAGGTCTCGTCGTTCGTGGCACAGAAAGCGGTGCCGGAG ATAACAAGATAAAAGGAGGGAAAATAGCAAAGGGATCTTCAATTGGAAGCACCTCGAGGAAGAGGCTTGCTGATATAAGCAACTTGCAGCATCAGCAGCCTAAACCAGCAATCCAACAGGTGAAGCAGCAATTTGACTCACTTACAAATAAAGAGTATATTGACAATCTACAGAAG GAAAATAGGACACTGATCAAACTTCTTGCTGACAGAAA CAAAATCATTGAATTGAGCAGAATAGAGTTACAGAGCTTGAGAATCAATCTGCAAAAAGTACAGCAACAGAATTTGCAACTTGCCCAAGCAAATGGCCAGATGTTAGGG GAACTCAATTCAGGTAAAGATAGG TTAAAGGCACTCCAGCACGAACTTGCATGCAGAAATGGTTTGCTCAAAGTGGGAAAACTGGAGGCTGAG gagagagagaaaagaggaacATGCCAAAATACAGAAAATGAG GGATATTCAGCTAAATACGCTGAGGCAGGGGAGTCCTTGCAAGCAGACAAGGAGAATGGGCCTTGTACCAAAAGGGAACGACAACCAAACCATCTGC CTTTGGGCACTCCTACTGTTGAAGTAGTCCAAGTTAAAGAGAAGGCTGACAACAAaag ACGTCTGAGAAGGCAGTCTGCGAGGTTTAAAACTGAAGAACGGGAAGCAACTGAAGATATGTTTGAGACCAATGGTGAAAAAGTTCCCGTGTCTCCTCTATGTGATAATGTGGTTCATGAAAGTGGCCCAATATGTTCATTAGTGGAAAAAAAAGATCCTACTATTGAAGCAATCCAAGCTAAAGAGAAGCCTGGCAACAAAAG ACGTTTGACAAGGCAATCTGCGAGGTTTAAAACTGAAGAACGGGAGGCAACTGAAGAATTGTTTGAAAGCAACGGCGACAAATTTCCTGTCTATCTTCTACGTGATAACGTGGTTCATGAAAGTGGTCCAACATGTTCATTactagaaaaagaaactcCTACTATTGAAGCAGTCCAGGCTAAGGAGAAGCCTGACAACAAAAG ACGTTTGACAAGGCAGTCTGCAAGGTTTAAAACTGAAGAACAGGAAGCAACTGAAGACTTGGTTGAGACCAACGGCGACAAATTTCCTGTCTCTCTATGTGATAATGTGGTTCATGAAAATGGCCCAACATGTTCTTCAGTGGAAAAAGAGGATGAAGGATACAGTGCCCCAAGATCTGAAGGTCAGGAATGTCGAAGATCATCTACAAGGCCGCTGCGACGAGCAGCCAAGAAGATCACGTCATACAaggaaatttcaattaaagTGAAGATGCGGAGAGATTTCTGA
- the LOC18787658 gene encoding serine/threonine protein phosphatase 2A 57 kDa regulatory subunit B' beta isoform: MLKIIKRGHRKSPKPEPTDLEFEPESQPITLSLSMEPLPLLRDVAVLDRPALFLKKLQLCSFYCDFSNSLKWVLEKELKRQTLMELVDFIDSGSCKLTGPMQEELIRMVSLNIFRCLPPASDLLEPDEDEPYQEPSWPHLQIVYELLLRYIASPETDAKVAKRYIDHIFVLRLMELFDSEDPREREYLKTLLHRIYGKFMVHRPFIRKAMNNVFYRFIFETQRHCGIGELLEILGSIINGFALPMKEEHKLFLVRALIPLHKPKSISAYHHQLAYCIIQFVDKDYKLAELVVKGLLKYWPVTNCQKEVLFLAELEEVLEATQAAEFHRCMLPLFRQIGRCLNSPHFQVAERALYLWNSEHIVSLIAQNRNMILPLIFEALEKNTQGHWNQAIHGLTANVRRMFQEMDPELFEECQEQYLEKETRAREMEEQRELTWKRIEAVAATAGGEDMVLVS; the protein is encoded by the exons atgctCAAAATCATAAAACGCGGCCACCGCAAATCCCCAAAACCCGAACCCACCGATCTCGAGTTCGAACCCGAGTCACAACCCATCACACTATCCCTCTCCATGGAACCCCTTCCTCTGCTCCGAGACGTCGCTGTTTTGGACCGCCCGGCCCTTTTCCTCAAAAAGCTCCAACTCTGCTCCTTCTACTGCGACTTCTCCAACTCTCTCAAATGGGTTCTCGAGAAAGAGCTCAAGCGCCAAACCCTCATGGAGCTCGTGGACTTCATCGACTCCGGTTCGTGCAAACTCACCGGTCCAATGCAAGAGGAGCTCATTCGCATGGTATCACTCAACATCTTCCGATGCTTGCCTCCGGCCTCGGACTTGCTCGAACCCGACGAGGACGAGCCCTATCAGGAGCCCTCATGGCCTCACCTGCAAATCGTCTATGAACTCTTGTTAAGGTACATTGCCTCACCAGAAACCGATGCTAAAGTCGCTAAACGTTACATTGATCACATCTTTGTGTTGAGGTTAATGGAGTTGTTTGATTCTGAGGACCCCCGGGAACGCGAGTATTTGAAAACCCTTTTGCATAGAATTTATGGGAAGTTTATGGTTCACAGACCCTTTATCAGGAAGGCCATGAATAATGTGTTTTATAGGTTTATATTTGAGACACAGAGGCATTGTGGGATTGGAGAGTTGTTAGAGATTCTAGGGAGTATAATAAATGGCTTTGCTTTGCCCATGAAAGAGGAGCATAAGCTGTTCCTTGTGAGAGCACTTATTCCTCTGCACAAACCCAAGAGCATATCCGCGTATCATCACCAGTTAGCCTATTGTATCATACAGTTTGTTGACAAGGATTATAAGTTGGCCGAATTGGTGGTCAAGGGGTTGTTGAAGTATTGGCCGGTTACCAATTGTCAGAAGGAGGTTCTGTTTCTTGCAGAGTTAGAAGAGGTTTTGGAAGCTACGCAGGCTGCGGAGTTTCACAGATGTATGCTTCCGCTTTTTAGACAGATTGGGCGCTGCCTTAATAGCCCTCATTTTCAG GTTGCCGAACGAGCTCTTTACTTGTGGAACAGTGAACACATTGTAAGTTTAATTGCTCAGAACCGGAACATGATATTGCCATTAATCTTTGAAGCATTGGAGAAAAACACGCAAGGTCACTGGAACCAGGCTATCCATGGGCTGACAGCCAATGTGCGACGGATGTTCCAGGAAATGGACCCAGAATTGTTTGAAGAGTGCCAGGAACAatatttagaaaaagaaacaagggcCAGAGAAATGGAAGAGCAGCGAGAATTGACTTGGAAGAGAATAGAAGCAGTGGCGGCAACTGCAGGGGGAGAGGATATGGTATTGGTTAGTTAA
- the LOC18785399 gene encoding SHUGOSHIN 2 isoform X2, translating to MEGLVVRGTESGAGDNKIKGGKIAKGSSIGSTSRKRLADISNLQHQQPKPAIQQVKQQFDSLTNKEYIDNLQKENRTLIKLLADRKIELQSLRINLQKVQQQNLQLAQANGQMLGELNSGKDRLKALQHELACRNGLLKVGKLEAEEREKRGTCQNTENEGYSAKYAEAGESLQADKENGPCTKRERQPNHLPLGTPTVEVVQVKEKADNKRRLRRQSARFKTEEREATEDMFETNGEKVPVSPLCDNVVHESGPICSLVEKKDPTIEAIQAKEKPGNKRRLTRQSARFKTEEREATEELFESNGDKFPVYLLRDNVVHESGPTCSLLEKETPTIEAVQAKEKPDNKRRLTRQSARFKTEEQEATEDLVETNGDKFPVSLCDNVVHENGPTCSSVEKEDEGYSAPRSEGQECRRSSTRPLRRAAKKITSYKEISIKVKMRRDF from the exons ATGGAAGGTCTCGTCGTTCGTGGCACAGAAAGCGGTGCCGGAG ATAACAAGATAAAAGGAGGGAAAATAGCAAAGGGATCTTCAATTGGAAGCACCTCGAGGAAGAGGCTTGCTGATATAAGCAACTTGCAGCATCAGCAGCCTAAACCAGCAATCCAACAGGTGAAGCAGCAATTTGACTCACTTACAAATAAAGAGTATATTGACAATCTACAGAAG GAAAATAGGACACTGATCAAACTTCTTGCTGACAGAAA AATAGAGTTACAGAGCTTGAGAATCAATCTGCAAAAAGTACAGCAACAGAATTTGCAACTTGCCCAAGCAAATGGCCAGATGTTAGGG GAACTCAATTCAGGTAAAGATAGG TTAAAGGCACTCCAGCACGAACTTGCATGCAGAAATGGTTTGCTCAAAGTGGGAAAACTGGAGGCTGAG gagagagagaaaagaggaacATGCCAAAATACAGAAAATGAG GGATATTCAGCTAAATACGCTGAGGCAGGGGAGTCCTTGCAAGCAGACAAGGAGAATGGGCCTTGTACCAAAAGGGAACGACAACCAAACCATCTGC CTTTGGGCACTCCTACTGTTGAAGTAGTCCAAGTTAAAGAGAAGGCTGACAACAAaag ACGTCTGAGAAGGCAGTCTGCGAGGTTTAAAACTGAAGAACGGGAAGCAACTGAAGATATGTTTGAGACCAATGGTGAAAAAGTTCCCGTGTCTCCTCTATGTGATAATGTGGTTCATGAAAGTGGCCCAATATGTTCATTAGTGGAAAAAAAAGATCCTACTATTGAAGCAATCCAAGCTAAAGAGAAGCCTGGCAACAAAAG ACGTTTGACAAGGCAATCTGCGAGGTTTAAAACTGAAGAACGGGAGGCAACTGAAGAATTGTTTGAAAGCAACGGCGACAAATTTCCTGTCTATCTTCTACGTGATAACGTGGTTCATGAAAGTGGTCCAACATGTTCATTactagaaaaagaaactcCTACTATTGAAGCAGTCCAGGCTAAGGAGAAGCCTGACAACAAAAG ACGTTTGACAAGGCAGTCTGCAAGGTTTAAAACTGAAGAACAGGAAGCAACTGAAGACTTGGTTGAGACCAACGGCGACAAATTTCCTGTCTCTCTATGTGATAATGTGGTTCATGAAAATGGCCCAACATGTTCTTCAGTGGAAAAAGAGGATGAAGGATACAGTGCCCCAAGATCTGAAGGTCAGGAATGTCGAAGATCATCTACAAGGCCGCTGCGACGAGCAGCCAAGAAGATCACGTCATACAaggaaatttcaattaaagTGAAGATGCGGAGAGATTTCTGA
- the LOC18786338 gene encoding probable pectate lyase 5, giving the protein MQKRKNTTAANNKQIPFGPPSLLFFLSSLLSRMLPTTCILLICLLSSLSPLTKASSLNLTLPHQHPNPEAVAQEVQRRVNASLSRRQMLSLELKEQQQCLIGNPIDDCWRCDSNWARNRQKLADCGIGFGQDAMGGKGGQIYIVTDSSDRDPANPVPGTLRHAVIQTEPLWIIFSADMTIKLKCELIVNSFKTIDGRGFNVHVTGGGCITLQYVSNIIIHNIHVHHCKPAGNTNVASSPTHVGWRGKSDGDGISLFGARKIWIDHCSLSYCADGLIDAIMGSTGITISNSYFAHHDEVMLLGHDDKYLPDSGMQVTIAFNHFGEALVQRMPRCRRGYIHVVNNDFTQWEMYAIGGSANPTINSQGNRYTAPQDQNAKEVTKRVDTNEGDWSDWNWRTDGDIMVNGAFFVPSGAGMSTQYARASSTEPKSVALIDRLTNNAGVFGDPRSSTSVSHPGDDGGGTITDGTNTGSEGSSGGDGDYFGMIFGNGAPPSSSSSSNTIFLSLLIIFILYVTINHGGALLSLPLLLTLL; this is encoded by the exons ATGCAGAAGCGTAAAAACACAACAGCAGccaacaacaaacaaatacCCTTTGGCCCTCCCTCAttattgttctttctttcatcCTTGCTTTCAAGGATGCTTCCTACCACCTGCATTCTCTTAATATGCCTCTtgagctctctctcccccctcaCCAAAGCGTCTTCCCTCAACCTCACCCTCCCTCACCAACACCCCAACCCTGAAGCTGTTGCTCAAGAAGTACAAAG GAGAGTCAATGCATCTCTATCCAGACGCCAAATGCTGTCCCTCGAACTCAAAGAACAACAACAATGTCTAATCGGCAACCCAATCGACGATTGCTGGCGCTGCGACTCGAACTGGGCCAGAAACCGCCAAAAGCTCGCCGATTGCGGCATAGGGTTCGGCCAAGACGCCATGGGAGGCAAAGGAGGCCAGATCTACATCGTCACCGACTCGTCCGATCGGGACCCAGCCAACCCAGTCCCGGGCACGCTCCGCCACGCCGTGATCCAAACGGAGCCCCTCTGGATCATCTTCTCCGCCGACATGACCATCAAGCTCAAATGCGAGCTCATCGTCAACAGCTTCAAGACCATTGACGGCCGGGGCTTCAACGTCCATGTCACCGGCGGCGGCTGCATAACACTCCAGTACGTCTCCAACATCATCATACACAACATCCACGTCCACCACTGCAAACCCGCGGGTAACACTAACGTCGCCTCCAGCCCCACCCACGTCGGGTGGCGTGGAAAATCGGACGGCGACGGCATCTCCCTTTTTGGCGCTCGCAAAATCTGGATCGACCATTGCTCGCTCTCCTACTGTGCCGACGGCCTGATCGACGCCATAATGGGGTCCACAGGGATCACCATCTCGAACAGCTACTTTGCCCACCACGACGAGGTGATGCTTTTGGGACACGACGATAAGTACTTGCCGGACTCGGGAATGCAGGTGACGATTGCGTTCAACCACTTCGGTGAGGCGCTGGTGCAGCGTATGCCTCGGTGCAGGCGCGGGTACATACACGTGGTTAACAACGACTTCACGCAGTGGGAGATGTATGCTATCGGCGGTAGCGCTAACCCCACCATTAACAGCCAGGGGAATCGGTACACTGCTCCCCAGGACCAAAACGCCAAGGAG GTAACGAAGCGCGTGGACACGAACGAGGGGGATTGGTCCGACTGGAATTGGAGGACGGACGGGGACATAATGGTAAATGGCGCGTTTTTTGTGCCCTCAGGAGCAGGAATGAGCACTCAGTATGCGAGGGCCTCAAGCACTGAGCCCAAGTCGGTTGCCCTCATCGACCGGCTCACAAACAACGCCGGTGTCTTTGGTGACCCCAG GAGCAGTACCAGCGTATCACACCCCGGAGATGACGGCGGTGGGACCATCACCGATGGCACCAACACAGGAAGTGAAGGGTCCAGCGGCGGTGACGGAGACTATTTTGGAATGATATTTGGCAACGGTGCTCCACCAAGCTCCTCATCATCTTCAAACACAATATTCTTGTCTcttctaattatttttattttgtacgttACCATCAACCATGGTGGTGCTCTATTATCATTACCCTTATTATTAACATTATTATAg